Within the Musa acuminata AAA Group cultivar baxijiao chromosome BXJ2-9, Cavendish_Baxijiao_AAA, whole genome shotgun sequence genome, the region TGTGCGAAATCTGAAACTTCAAGATGAAATTGTAAACTTAGGATAACAAACCTATGGCCGAAGCAAAGTGAATCTATTTTCTGAAGAAAAAGGAATTTAACATTCTTTCATCTGCTTGCATTCCTATTCATGTTTTTAACAGCTGAGATGCTTTTATGGACATGTTCTGGACATAAATTATATTACAAATACATGCAAGCACATTAGGGATAAAAAATTTATTGCAATATTTATTTACTTTATGTTTTATTGCAGAAAGGAGGCTGGTTGTATTGGTTATTGGCGGTGGCGGAAGAGAACATTCTCTTTGCTATGCCTTGAAGCGATCTCCATCCTGTGGTGAAGTCTTTTGTGCCCCTGGTAATGCAGGGATTGCTCACTCTGGGGATGCTACTTGCATATCAGACTTAAACATCTTGGACAATGTGGCTGTGATCTCATGTTGCCATACAAGGGGAGTTGAGCTAGTTGTTGTGGGCCCAGAAGCTCCTCTTGTGGCTGGACTTGTTGATGATCTTACAAAGGCTGGAATCCCAACTTTTGGCCCTTCAGCTGCGGCTGCAGCACTGGAGGGGTCGAAAGACTTCACAAAGAAGTTGTGTGACAAATATGGAATCCCCACTGCAAAGGTTAATAGTTACTTAGATTTTGAATACCATTTCCCTGTCTAATGGTGTAATGTCTCGTGAAAAATGATAACCATTTTTACTAATAGATAAAAATGTTACCAAGTTATATATAGTTGATCTTGAGTCCTCTTAAGACGATTGAATCCTTAATACTCACGTAATGCTATCACTTTAAAATCCATCATGGCAGCCCCATATTGACTAGATCTGTTGAACATTATATATAACACTTAACAATTTAGAAACCAAAATTCATTTGATTTGTATATATTTTGTGTTTATCAAATAACCCAAAGCGAGCATCTCTTGATGAAATTATGAACGGTTGACCTTGAtctaaatattattagatgaCTGCAAACAAAAACCAACTGTTTTTTACTtctttatttttaatcaaattaatatataCCTATACTGTAAAATTACTTATTTTTCTTTCCACTTGGTGCATGAGAATACTTCAAAGCATGAAATTTCATGTCTCTATCATTTTTAAATGATCTATATCATGTTCAATGAAGTTGGTTTTCAAATTGAATCTGATGATTGATCTTGAGGATCGAGATCTTAATCCTCCTATTGGGATTCTatcacaactctctctctctctctctctctctctctctatatatatatatatattcatctatATGCATGTGTACATAGCTGTTGCATATATATGCATGTCCAAGCTTTGGGGAGTTTTGTGCATGTTACAGTGCTGATGACTATGCTAGaaatgaaatgtttcatttataagAAATCCTGCAGAATGCTTATTCTTCATACTATCATAGACAGCACTATCATAGACAGCGGATAACCTTTTCTAGAGTATCACCTCATGGTCCCAAGTTATTCtaccatattttaatttttttctttctttctttcagagTTCCATTTTGATGGAGACAATGGGTAATTTTCATGTTCATATATCTGTGTTAAGTTCATTTTCAATGTTATTGCTCTTTCTTAACTTTTAAATACTGTCTTTCTTGGATTAAGGTGGAACCTCAGAACTTTCTTGGGTTAGTGATGTGTGCTTATTTTTAGGTACACATTATCAATGTTGCTTGGTTTGTTTGCAGTACAAGACCTTTGCAGACCCATTGGAAGCTAAAGAGTATGTTAAAGAGCAAGGAACACCCATTGTTGTTAAGGCTGATGGATTGGCTGCTGGGAAGGGAGTTATTGTGGCAATGAACATACAAGAGGCATTTGATGCAATAGACTCTATGTTGGTGGCCAATACTTTTGGTTCTGCTGGTTCACGAATTATTATTGAGGAATTCCTCGAGGGCGAAGAAGCTTCTTTCTTTGCTCTGGTGGATGGTGAAACTGCCTTACCTCTTGAGTCAGCCCAAGATCACAAAAGAGTTGGTGATGGTGATACTGGTCCAAATACGGGTGGAATGGGTGCATATTCCCCTGCTCCAGTCTTAACAAGTGAGCTACAGTCTTTGGTGATGGAATCAATAATTCATCCTACAGTGAAGGGAATGGCAGCAGAAGGTTGCAAATTTGTTGGTGTGCTGTATGCTGGGATTATGATTGAGAAGAAAAGTGGTTTGCCCAAGCTTATTGAGTACAATGTGCGTTTTGGAGACCCAGAGTGTCAGGTTCGTAGCTGCTGGAAATTttctgaagtatttctagtttcaTTATTTGGATATATGGTATCATGCACATGCAGCATGCGTTTTGTTAGCTATGTTATATTGTTCTCGTCTGTTGTCTTCCAAAGATTACAATTTGTTAAATATGTTATTTAAGTATCTACAAATGTTTTGATTGTGATTTATTAGTGATGGTGTCATGAGTACCGTCGACTGATGAGTCTGCACGGTTGGTCCACTGCCGAAGGTGCAAACTTATCCAGGTGCCTCTTCCTGGCTGATGTGGAAGACTTGGTGAGGTGAGATCGTATAGGCTGCTCGGTTGGAAGCCGTTCTATTGGTGAGGACCCGGTTCGGGATGGCTGGGTAGGCGGAGTGGGATCTTTCTAGTTGCAAGGTTCCTCCTTGGGGCTGGGTCGTCCAGGTGTCCTTGGGCGGCTGGCTATCCTACATAACAGGCCGGCGCCGGGGGTTGCCCAGTGCgacccctccgatgcttaagttaacGAAGGGGAgaagacaataatatcatctgtgtaaatgagagagtagagagagagagagcctctCCCTCAGCGTGAGTTAAGCGTGAGTTAATGGATTCCTTTTTATACCTGATCCCTGGGCTTTTTTACTGGCTGTTGTAGGATAAGATCACGTTAACCGGATGATTATTCTGGTCTCTGATCTTGAGAAGGTTGGGCGATTATTGTCAATCATTGATGCAGGACATATTGGGATGCACTACGGCGCTTTTTCGGGGCTGGTGACTTGGAGTCCTGCTTAGGTATTGGCCTCCATGGCAGATGAGCTGGCATGGGGCAAAATCGTCCTTATCATTTGCCCCCCTTTGAAAGGGCGTCCTTCAGGGCCTTTCTCCGGAGGGCGCATTTGCATGCTCTTCTGTTGGGTGCGTGCTTTGATGGAAGTCTGTTGGTTGCCGTGTCGAGATCGCATCGATAGGACCGTGGTACGGTCCTAGGGTCTTCATGCTGAGTGCACGACTAGGGAGCGTGTAAGCTCGGCCTAGGTGCATCCCTTGGGTCTTCATGTCGAAGTGCACAACTAGGGAGTGCGTAGGCTCGGCCTAGGTGTAGCCCTCGAGACTTCACGTCGAGGTGCATGTGTCACGactcgagtctgatgagccaactggccaataactccattttggtccttcaaccacggaccaaaatgcttaagcgggagttaacgtagtacactcatcaagcccatataagctaattatacacattgcccacttccgatgtgggactaatgggatgttacagcaTGGCTCGAGAGCGAGTCTTTTTTAACTCTTACTCATTCGATGTGCAGGTCTCGGGTCTTCATGCCGAGGTGCATGACTAGGGAGCGTGTAGGCTCAACCTAAGTGCAGCCCTCGGGTCTTCATGCCGAGATGCACGGCTAGGGAGCGCATAGGCTCGGTCTAGGTGTGGCCCTCGGGGTTTCACgccgaggtgcatggctcggGAGTGAGTCCTTTTTAACTTTTACTTATCCGAGGTGCCACCCTTGGGTCTTTATACTTAGGTGCTCGGCTAGGGAGTGCGTAGGCTCGACCTAGGTACAGCCTTCGGGGCTTCTCGCTGAGGTGCACGGCTAGAGAGCGCGTAGGCTCAGCCTAGGTGCAGCCCTTGGGGCTTCTCGCCGAGGTGCACGGCTAGGGAACTCGTAGGCTCAGCCTAGGTGTAGCCCTCGGGTCTCCATGTCGATGTGCATGGCTAGGGAGCACATAGCCTGGGATAGGATTAGGTTAACCGCTTGATCATTTTGATCTCTGATCTTGATAAGGTAGGGTGGTTATTGACAGTCATTGATGCGGGGCACATCGGGACGCATTGCGGCGCTATTTCGGGGCTGGTGACTTAGAGCCCTATTTAGGTGTCGGTCTCGGTGACAGATGAGCTGGCATGGGGCAAAATCGTTCGCATCAATTAGATACAATTTTTGTGCACTATAAAACTTGATGTTCCCAAGCTTAATTATGAGTAGTAATTGGGATATTATAtagattcctaaaatgaataagtctcttcaattttttttttcattttgttccAGTGAGCTTTTCtggctgatattgcatttatatgTTTTTAGATTGAATTAGTTGTTGATGTAGAAGTTAGATTCCAGCCTCTTCCTCACTAATGGTGTTTTACTACAGCAAAATCGTGTTAGTGACATTCTTTAAATCTACTTGGATATTCTTAA harbors:
- the LOC108952824 gene encoding phosphoribosylamine--glycine ligase-like, with protein sequence MASIACNAGSSFNLLNREAFKVSLKNHIQGSLKNNLSLEDFRTWNTFSLSSFRTKGPFLSSPLSSFRRVLRAPTCSNSDPGQSILTTNNNGDANSSERRLVVLVIGGGGREHSLCYALKRSPSCGEVFCAPGNAGIAHSGDATCISDLNILDNVAVISCCHTRGVELVVVGPEAPLVAGLVDDLTKAGIPTFGPSAAAAALEGSKDFTKKLCDKYGIPTAKYKTFADPLEAKEYVKEQGTPIVVKADGLAAGKGVIVAMNIQEAFDAIDSMLVANTFGSAGSRIIIEEFLEGEEASFFALVDGETALPLESAQDHKRVGDGDTGPNTGGMGAYSPAPVLTSELQSLVMESIIHPTVKGMAAEGCKFVGVLYAGIMIEKKSGLPKLIEYNVRFGDPECQVLMMRLESDLAQVLLAACRGELGGVSLSWSPGSAMVIVMASNGYPGSYEKGTIIKNLEEAELIGPMVKIFHAGTALDSEGNFIANGGRVLGVTAKGKDLAEARDKAYKASEVIDWPEGFFRRDIGWRALSHIYTKTS